Proteins encoded by one window of Flavobacterium sp. N502540:
- a CDS encoding penicillin-binding protein 1A, which yields MAAKKNNQSNSVKDINYYKKKFWRIFAYSLLGVLAFFLFASWGLFGSMPSFEDLENPDSNLATEIISSDGVVIGKYFKTNRSQLKYSDLPKNLVDALVATEDARFYEHSGIDGRGTLRAAFSLGTNGGASTITQQLAKQLFHRGGSSFLPFRIVQKIKEWIIAIRLERQYTKNEILAMYCNVYDFGNYAVGVSSAAQTYFSKDPKDLTIDESAILVGMFNNSSLYNPLRNPVGVKNRRDVVLGQMVKAKMITKSEKEKYQALPIALKFKLESHREGTATYFREYLRDYMKKWVAENKKPDGSDYDIYKDGLKIYTTIDSRMQLHAEEAVSEHMKNLQQQFFIEMKTNKNAPFVNITQAETDRIIMQAMKNSTRWALMKEMDKSDEDIIASFKVKTKMRVFTWKGERDTVMTPLDSIRYFKHFLQSGLMAMEPQTGNIKAWVGGINYKYFQYDHVGQGARQVGSTFKPFVYATAIEQLNMSPCDSILDGPFMIHKGRHNVTADWEPRNSDNRYRGMVTLKQGLANSINTVSAKLIDRTGPEAVVELTHKLGVKTEIPPQPSIALGAVDITVEDMVAAYSTFANQGVYVKPQFLSRIENKSGEVIYEPIPESHDVLNKDIAFAVIKLLEGVTETGSGARLRTEGGGSGDNRWTGYPYMFRNPIAGKTGTTQNQSDGWFMGMVPNLVTGVWVGCEDRSARFKSLTYGQGATAALPIWGYFMKLCYADPGLQVSKSEFERPANLSIKVDCYSRPAVVKDTTQTDQNTDEFEL from the coding sequence ATGGCTGCTAAGAAAAACAATCAATCCAATAGCGTTAAAGATATTAATTACTACAAAAAGAAGTTCTGGAGAATTTTTGCCTATAGTTTATTAGGAGTTCTTGCCTTCTTTTTATTTGCCTCATGGGGGTTATTCGGTTCAATGCCTTCTTTTGAAGATTTGGAGAATCCGGATTCTAATTTGGCCACCGAAATCATTTCGTCTGATGGAGTGGTAATCGGTAAATATTTCAAAACCAACAGGTCACAGCTTAAATATTCTGACTTGCCAAAAAATCTGGTAGATGCTTTGGTGGCAACTGAAGATGCTCGTTTTTATGAGCATTCCGGAATTGATGGACGTGGGACTTTACGTGCTGCTTTTTCTTTGGGGACAAATGGAGGAGCCAGTACCATAACACAGCAATTGGCCAAACAGTTATTTCATCGTGGTGGATCTAGCTTTTTACCTTTTAGGATAGTGCAAAAAATAAAAGAATGGATTATTGCCATTCGTCTGGAAAGACAATATACCAAAAATGAGATTTTAGCGATGTACTGCAACGTTTATGATTTCGGAAATTATGCTGTTGGGGTAAGTTCGGCAGCTCAGACCTATTTTTCCAAAGATCCTAAAGACTTAACTATTGACGAATCGGCAATTTTAGTTGGAATGTTTAACAATTCATCTCTTTATAATCCTTTGCGTAACCCTGTTGGGGTAAAAAACCGTCGTGATGTTGTACTGGGACAAATGGTAAAAGCCAAGATGATAACCAAATCTGAAAAAGAGAAATATCAGGCATTGCCAATCGCTTTAAAATTCAAATTGGAAAGTCACCGTGAAGGAACCGCTACTTATTTCAGAGAATACCTGCGTGATTATATGAAAAAATGGGTGGCAGAAAATAAAAAACCGGACGGTTCAGATTATGATATCTACAAAGATGGATTGAAAATTTACACCACTATCGATTCAAGAATGCAATTGCATGCAGAAGAAGCAGTTTCGGAACACATGAAAAACTTGCAACAGCAATTTTTTATTGAAATGAAAACCAATAAAAATGCGCCGTTTGTAAACATTACACAAGCAGAAACAGACCGTATCATCATGCAGGCGATGAAGAATTCGACGCGTTGGGCCCTTATGAAAGAGATGGATAAAAGTGATGAAGACATCATTGCTTCGTTTAAAGTGAAGACCAAAATGCGTGTATTCACCTGGAAAGGAGAACGTGATACCGTGATGACTCCACTTGATTCTATTCGTTATTTTAAACACTTCCTGCAATCTGGTTTAATGGCGATGGAACCTCAAACCGGAAACATTAAAGCATGGGTAGGTGGAATTAATTATAAATATTTCCAATACGATCACGTAGGGCAGGGAGCACGACAGGTAGGATCTACATTCAAACCGTTTGTGTATGCAACTGCTATTGAGCAGTTAAACATGTCTCCTTGCGATTCTATTCTGGACGGACCTTTTATGATTCACAAAGGGCGTCACAATGTTACTGCTGACTGGGAACCAAGAAACTCTGATAACAGATATCGTGGAATGGTAACGCTAAAACAAGGTCTTGCCAATTCGATCAATACCGTATCAGCTAAGTTAATCGACAGAACAGGTCCAGAAGCTGTAGTAGAGTTAACACACAAATTAGGTGTTAAAACCGAAATCCCTCCTCAGCCCTCTATTGCACTTGGTGCAGTAGATATTACGGTTGAAGATATGGTGGCTGCATATAGTACCTTTGCCAATCAGGGAGTATATGTAAAACCGCAGTTTTTAAGCCGTATTGAGAACAAAAGCGGTGAGGTGATCTATGAGCCTATTCCGGAATCTCATGACGTTTTAAACAAAGATATTGCCTTTGCAGTAATTAAATTATTAGAAGGAGTTACAGAAACCGGTTCAGGTGCACGTTTGCGTACAGAAGGCGGAGGAAGCGGTGACAACCGTTGGACTGGATATCCGTACATGTTCAGAAACCCGATTGCAGGTAAAACCGGAACCACTCAAAATCAGTCAGACGGTTGGTTTATGGGAATGGTACCAAATCTGGTAACCGGAGTCTGGGTAGGTTGTGAAGACCGTTCAGCACGTTTTAAAAGTTTGACTTACGGACAAGGAGCTACAGCAGCTTTACCAATTTGGGGGTATTTCATGAAATTGTGTTATGCCGACCCGGGATTACAGGTTTCAAAATCAGAGTTCGAGCGTCCGGCAAACCTTTCTATAAAGGTAGATTGCTACAGCAGGCCGGCAGTGGTAAAAGATACGACACAAACAGACCAGAATACAGACGAGTTCGAACTGTAG
- a CDS encoding gliding motility lipoprotein GldH — protein sequence MRIKSSGILLLSAILLFSCDKKRVFDEYKSVGSAWNKDSIVTFDLPVLDSTKRYNLFVNLRDNNNYPFNNLFLIVAIETPSGFTKVDTLEYQMANPDGSLMGNGFTDIKESKLFYKENVKFRGKYKVHIKQAVRESGKIPGVQALEGITDVGFRIEQKD from the coding sequence ATGAGAATAAAAAGTAGTGGAATTCTTCTTTTGTCAGCAATCCTCCTTTTTTCCTGCGATAAAAAAAGAGTATTTGACGAATACAAATCTGTTGGAAGTGCCTGGAACAAAGACAGTATTGTAACCTTTGATCTGCCGGTTTTAGATTCTACCAAAAGATACAACCTGTTTGTAAATTTGAGAGACAATAACAATTATCCGTTCAATAATTTGTTTTTGATTGTAGCTATCGAAACACCAAGCGGTTTTACCAAAGTGGATACTTTAGAATATCAAATGGCAAATCCTGACGGTAGCCTGATGGGGAATGGCTTTACAGACATTAAAGAAAGTAAGCTGTTTTACAAAGAAAACGTAAAGTTTAGAGGAAAATACAAAGTACATATCAAACAAGCGGTCAGAGAATCAGGTAAAATTCCGGGAGTTCAGGCCTTAGAAGGTATTACAGATGTTGGTTTTAGAATAGAACAAAAAGATTAG
- a CDS encoding stage 0 sporulation family protein — protein MACTSCSTSDGGAPKGCKNNGTCGTDSCNKLTVFDWLANMSPSNGEAIFDCVEVRFKNGRKEFFRNLEKLTLSIGDIVATVASPGHDIGIVTLTGELVKIQMKKKGVNPESNEVPKIYRKASQKDIDIWSVARDREEPMKVRARELAIQHKLEMKISDIEFQGDGSKATFYYTANDRVDFRLLIKDFAKEFSTRVEMKQVGFRQEAARLGGIGSCGRELCCSTWLTDFRSVNTSAARYQQLSLNPQKLAGQCGKLKCCLNYELDTYMDALKDFPDYDTKLVTEKGDAICQKQDIFKGLMWFAYTNNFANWHVLKIDQVKEIIAENKQKNKVSSLEDFAIEVTSEPEKDFNNAMGQESLTRFDQPKRKKKPSRKRKPNAENAVVAAPNKPQQANNNTNKPAGGNPNKSNKPQNKQNQSNKPKNSNDKKPAEPRKPIIITKNENKK, from the coding sequence ATGGCATGTACAAGTTGTTCAACCTCCGATGGTGGCGCACCAAAGGGTTGTAAAAATAATGGGACTTGCGGCACCGATAGCTGCAATAAATTGACGGTTTTCGATTGGCTCGCAAACATGAGTCCGTCCAATGGAGAGGCGATTTTTGATTGTGTTGAGGTTCGTTTTAAAAACGGACGTAAAGAATTCTTTAGAAATTTAGAAAAATTAACGTTAAGTATTGGTGATATTGTAGCAACTGTTGCTTCACCGGGACATGATATTGGAATTGTAACTTTGACAGGCGAATTGGTAAAAATTCAAATGAAGAAAAAAGGAGTAAATCCTGAAAGTAATGAGGTCCCTAAAATTTACAGAAAAGCTTCTCAGAAAGATATTGATATCTGGTCTGTAGCACGTGATCGTGAAGAACCAATGAAAGTTCGTGCACGTGAATTGGCCATCCAGCATAAACTGGAAATGAAAATTTCTGATATTGAATTTCAGGGAGACGGGTCAAAAGCTACGTTTTATTACACCGCAAATGACAGAGTCGATTTCAGACTTTTAATTAAAGATTTTGCCAAAGAATTCAGTACCAGAGTCGAAATGAAGCAGGTTGGTTTCCGTCAGGAGGCAGCCCGTTTGGGAGGAATTGGTTCTTGCGGACGTGAACTCTGCTGTTCAACCTGGTTAACCGATTTTAGAAGTGTGAATACTTCGGCAGCACGTTACCAACAGCTTTCACTGAATCCTCAAAAGTTGGCAGGACAATGTGGAAAACTAAAATGCTGCCTGAACTATGAGTTAGATACTTACATGGACGCGCTAAAAGACTTTCCGGATTACGATACCAAATTGGTAACCGAAAAAGGAGATGCTATTTGCCAGAAACAAGATATTTTTAAAGGCCTTATGTGGTTCGCCTATACCAATAATTTTGCGAATTGGCATGTTTTAAAAATCGATCAGGTAAAAGAAATTATTGCCGAAAACAAACAAAAAAACAAAGTTTCTTCACTGGAAGATTTCGCTATTGAAGTAACTTCTGAACCAGAGAAAGACTTTAACAATGCAATGGGGCAGGAGAGTTTAACCCGTTTCGATCAGCCAAAAAGAAAGAAAAAGCCAAGTCGTAAACGCAAACCAAATGCTGAGAATGCAGTTGTGGCTGCTCCGAACAAACCGCAGCAAGCCAATAATAATACAAACAAGCCGGCTGGTGGCAATCCGAATAAATCGAATAAACCACAAAACAAACAAAATCAATCGAACAAGCCCAAAAATTCGAACGATAAAAAGCCAGCCGAGCCAAGAAAACCTATAATTATTACTAAAAATGAGAATAAAAAGTAG